A single genomic interval of Mucilaginibacter robiniae harbors:
- a CDS encoding M16 family metallopeptidase → MKKILAIAAGAILLQQAQAQTIDRTHQPAPGPAPVITFKDPVTYKLSNGITVLIVEDHKLPHIDASFYVDAGPRTEGNKAGVLNLMGQMLNEGTTNMPKAQFDEAVDKLGASVSLTSTGGSVDALTRYFPEAFTLMSKALETPAMTQASFDKLQSQYLTGLKSNEKNATAISGRVVNALAYGKNNPMGEFETETTVKNLTLADVKSAYMQYITPSRSYLTIIGDIKSDAAKALVEKTFGSWKGGALTLPTLATVPNPAATEIDVINMPTAVQSNITVTNLVSLGINEPDYFAVQLANIILGGGSDAYLFKALREKRGFTYGAYSNIGGGKYQTAFKASAAVRTAKTDSAVTEFLTQINRIRSDKVSAEELQNAKALYNGSFALNMENPSATASYARNILINDLPKDYYRTYLQRINAVTAEDVQRVAQKYFNYGNTRVVIVGNASQFMPGLQKLGFPVKTYDTYANPVTAQPTAAVPAGLKATDVLNNYISAVGGSAELKKVKSVSSTGTMQMQGMNLAVQTKNMVPNKELMTVSMGSNTLMKRVFNGTTGYQQQISNKLPMTADEIKEKNVITGLFEQLNYVSNPAFKTELKGVEKVNNADAYKVSITSPTGKTWNEYFDTNTKLLVRQEETQTQNNVVITTTVDMGDYKKVNGVMYPFSQTITNSANNQQQVLDLKINDVKVNEGVTAADFQ, encoded by the coding sequence ATGAAAAAAATATTAGCTATTGCTGCAGGTGCTATTTTGCTGCAACAGGCCCAAGCCCAAACTATTGATCGCACGCATCAGCCGGCACCCGGCCCGGCTCCGGTTATTACTTTTAAAGATCCGGTTACCTACAAACTCTCTAACGGTATTACCGTATTAATTGTAGAAGACCACAAACTACCACACATAGATGCTAGCTTTTACGTTGATGCTGGTCCGCGTACAGAAGGCAACAAAGCGGGCGTACTAAACCTGATGGGCCAAATGCTGAATGAAGGCACTACCAATATGCCCAAAGCACAATTTGATGAGGCGGTAGATAAACTAGGCGCTTCTGTAAGCCTAACCAGCACCGGCGGTAGTGTAGATGCACTTACCCGTTACTTCCCGGAAGCTTTTACATTAATGAGCAAAGCTTTAGAAACTCCGGCCATGACCCAAGCTTCTTTTGATAAACTACAATCGCAGTACTTAACCGGCTTGAAAAGCAATGAGAAAAATGCAACGGCTATATCCGGTCGGGTAGTTAATGCTTTAGCATATGGCAAAAACAACCCTATGGGGGAGTTTGAAACGGAAACAACCGTTAAAAATTTAACCCTGGCTGATGTTAAATCAGCTTACATGCAATACATTACGCCATCACGTTCGTACTTAACTATTATTGGCGATATCAAATCGGATGCTGCCAAAGCTTTGGTGGAAAAAACATTTGGTAGCTGGAAAGGTGGTGCTTTAACCTTACCTACACTAGCTACTGTACCCAATCCGGCTGCTACAGAGATTGATGTGATTAACATGCCAACTGCGGTACAATCTAATATCACGGTAACTAACTTGGTATCGTTAGGCATCAATGAGCCCGATTACTTTGCGGTACAGTTAGCCAACATTATTTTAGGTGGCGGTTCTGACGCTTACCTGTTTAAAGCTCTACGTGAAAAACGTGGCTTTACTTATGGAGCTTACTCCAATATTGGTGGCGGCAAGTACCAAACTGCTTTTAAAGCCAGTGCTGCCGTACGTACAGCCAAAACAGATAGTGCAGTTACCGAATTTTTAACGCAGATTAATCGTATTCGCAGCGATAAGGTATCAGCCGAGGAATTGCAAAATGCGAAAGCATTGTACAATGGTTCGTTTGCTTTAAACATGGAAAACCCTTCAGCTACGGCCAGCTATGCACGTAACATTTTGATTAACGACCTGCCTAAAGATTACTACCGCACTTACCTGCAACGCATCAATGCCGTTACTGCAGAAGATGTGCAACGCGTAGCGCAAAAGTATTTTAATTATGGCAACACCCGTGTAGTTATTGTAGGTAATGCTTCGCAGTTTATGCCAGGTTTACAAAAACTGGGCTTCCCAGTTAAAACGTACGATACTTATGCCAACCCGGTTACGGCCCAACCAACAGCTGCTGTACCTGCCGGCCTGAAAGCAACTGATGTACTGAATAACTATATCAGTGCCGTGGGCGGTTCAGCTGAACTTAAAAAGGTAAAATCAGTTAGTTCTACCGGCACTATGCAAATGCAAGGCATGAACTTGGCTGTTCAAACCAAAAACATGGTGCCTAACAAAGAACTCATGACAGTTTCAATGGGCAGCAATACTTTGATGAAACGTGTATTTAATGGCACTACTGGCTACCAGCAGCAAATTAGCAATAAATTGCCCATGACTGCCGACGAGATCAAGGAAAAGAATGTAATTACTGGCTTGTTTGAACAACTGAATTACGTAAGCAATCCAGCATTTAAAACCGAGCTAAAAGGTGTTGAGAAGGTAAACAATGCCGATGCATACAAAGTTTCTATTACCTCACCTACCGGTAAAACTTGGAATGAATATTTTGATACCAACACCAAGTTACTGGTACGACAGGAAGAAACCCAAACTCAAAACAATGTAGTTATTACCACTACTGTTGATATGGGCGATTACAAGAAAGTTAATGGCGTGATGTATCCATTCAGTCAAACTATCACCAACAGTGCCAACAACCAGCAACAAGTATTGGATCTAAAAATCAATGATGTTAAAGTAAACGAAGGTGTTACTGCGGCTGATTTTCAATAA
- a CDS encoding MBL fold metallo-hydrolase: protein MQIANYKKIFLTLGLLSGLCSYAQRPVFRAIPLGVKGGIDESNLSAYLVAPAGSDNFICLDAGTLHYGLQIAVNNHVFAGPPEQVLKNNIKAYFISHAHLDHVSGLIINSPDDGNKTIYSNTECLKTLSTKYFTWDSWANFTTDGDKPRLNKYTLQPITSGETVNVAGTEMQVQAFPLSHSNLESTAFLVNSSGNYLLYLGDTGADEVEKSHNLDKLWQAVAPLIKAQKLKAIFIEVSFPNEQPSTSLFGHLTPDWLMTEMEKLSTLSGATALKNVSVVITHVKPPEANISKIKQQLRAENKLQLKLVFPEQGHPLLF, encoded by the coding sequence ATGCAAATTGCTAATTACAAAAAGATATTTTTAACGCTGGGTTTATTAAGTGGTTTATGTAGCTATGCACAAAGGCCGGTTTTCAGGGCCATACCATTAGGTGTAAAAGGTGGTATTGATGAAAGTAACCTATCAGCCTACTTGGTAGCTCCAGCAGGTTCTGATAACTTTATTTGCCTGGATGCGGGTACTTTACACTATGGTTTACAAATAGCAGTAAACAACCATGTTTTTGCAGGCCCACCCGAGCAGGTATTGAAAAACAACATTAAAGCTTATTTTATTTCCCATGCGCATTTAGATCATGTAAGCGGCTTGATTATCAACTCGCCCGATGATGGTAACAAAACCATTTACAGTAATACTGAATGCCTAAAAACTTTAAGTACCAAATATTTTACTTGGGATAGCTGGGCTAACTTCACTACCGATGGGGATAAACCCCGGCTAAATAAATATACCTTACAGCCCATAACAAGCGGTGAAACCGTAAACGTTGCCGGCACTGAAATGCAGGTACAAGCTTTTCCACTTAGCCATTCTAACTTGGAAAGCACTGCATTTCTGGTAAATAGCAGCGGTAATTATTTGCTTTACCTTGGTGATACAGGTGCCGATGAAGTTGAGAAAAGCCACAACCTGGACAAGTTATGGCAAGCTGTTGCGCCGCTTATTAAGGCTCAAAAGCTCAAAGCCATATTCATTGAAGTTTCATTTCCGAACGAACAACCGAGCACCAGCTTGTTTGGCCATTTAACGCCCGATTGGTTGATGACAGAAATGGAGAAACTAAGTACCCTATCTGGTGCTACTGCCTTAAAGAATGTGAGTGTAGTAATTACCCATGTTAAACCACCGGAAGCCAAC
- a CDS encoding DUF2911 domain-containing protein yields the protein MKKLLNVSLILGFMLTAFTASAQMDKSKRTSPPDTVRGTIKNTQVEVAYSQPSVKGRTIGKDIATYGKWWRTGANEITTVEFSHDVKVEGKPLSAGKYALYSIPGETSWVIIFSKGVKNWGTVYKEDEDVLRVTVKTQKATEFTEKLKFMIDPSGKISFVWGDKLVAFKVK from the coding sequence ATGAAAAAACTACTAAACGTGTCATTAATCTTAGGCTTTATGCTTACTGCTTTTACAGCCTCGGCACAAATGGATAAAAGCAAGCGAACTAGCCCACCCGATACCGTAAGGGGTACGATTAAAAACACCCAGGTTGAGGTAGCTTATAGCCAGCCTTCCGTTAAAGGCCGTACTATAGGTAAAGACATTGCCACATATGGTAAATGGTGGCGTACCGGTGCTAACGAGATTACAACGGTTGAATTTAGTCATGATGTTAAGGTGGAGGGAAAACCATTATCTGCGGGTAAATATGCCTTATACAGTATTCCTGGCGAAACGAGTTGGGTAATCATTTTCAGCAAAGGTGTTAAAAACTGGGGCACGGTTTACAAAGAAGATGAAGACGTATTGCGTGTTACCGTTAAAACCCAAAAAGCGACTGAATTTACTGAAAAGTTAAAGTTTATGATTGATCCATCAGGCAAAATCAGCTTTGTTTGGGGTGATAAATTAGTAGCTTTTAAAGTAAAATAA
- a CDS encoding DUF6496 domain-containing protein, protein MAKYSEKAQEKVHEELHEMKEGKLKIGKSGKKVTNPKQAIAIGLSEARKEGAKVPKKSSK, encoded by the coding sequence ATGGCAAAGTATTCAGAAAAAGCACAGGAAAAAGTGCATGAGGAACTGCACGAAATGAAAGAAGGCAAACTGAAGATAGGCAAAAGTGGTAAGAAGGTAACCAATCCGAAACAAGCTATAGCTATTGGCCTGTCTGAAGCCAGGAAGGAAGGCGCTAAAGTGCCTAAAAAGTCTTCTAAATAG
- a CDS encoding M16 family metallopeptidase, which translates to MLKPKLFWCALAGSLFCQSLKAQKVDFTEYDLPNGLHVILHQDKSAPVVAVSVMYHVGSKNEVPGRTGFAHFFEHLLFEGTDNIKRGEFMKIVAANGGQNNANTTYDRTFYYEVFPSNQFKLGLWLESERMMHPVINEIGVKTQNEVVKEEKRLRMDNTPYGNLVNSIFKDLFPKHPYGGSVIGSMADLDAAKLDEFKAFFKKYYTPNNAALSIAGDIDVAQAKKLINDYFADIPKGAPVVYTKIEEAPITKQMVDTAYDANIQLPMITSTYRVPGNDSKDSKTLEMISAYLSNGGSSKLYKKMVDDKKEALQVGSFNYALEDYGAYITYALPNNNTPLNTLLADADAEIVKLQTNLISEDDYRKLQNQFENNYITANSKDLGVAENLANGYVFHHKNTNYTNQELERIRSISREDIRAAAIKYLQPSSRLVLYYLPVKKTT; encoded by the coding sequence ATGTTAAAACCCAAACTATTTTGGTGTGCTTTGGCGGGCAGCCTGTTCTGCCAATCGCTAAAAGCGCAAAAAGTTGATTTTACCGAGTATGATCTGCCCAATGGCTTGCATGTTATCCTTCATCAGGATAAATCAGCTCCAGTGGTAGCCGTAAGTGTGATGTATCACGTAGGTTCTAAAAACGAAGTACCGGGACGTACCGGCTTTGCTCACTTTTTTGAGCACCTGCTATTTGAAGGTACTGACAACATTAAGCGCGGCGAGTTTATGAAAATTGTAGCTGCTAATGGTGGTCAGAACAATGCTAACACTACTTATGATCGGACTTTTTACTATGAAGTGTTTCCATCTAACCAGTTTAAACTGGGCTTGTGGCTGGAAAGTGAGCGTATGATGCACCCGGTGATTAACGAGATTGGCGTTAAAACCCAGAATGAAGTAGTAAAAGAAGAAAAGCGCCTGCGTATGGATAATACGCCTTATGGTAATTTAGTAAATAGCATTTTTAAAGATTTGTTTCCAAAACATCCTTATGGTGGCTCAGTAATTGGTTCCATGGCCGACTTGGATGCAGCTAAGCTAGATGAGTTTAAAGCATTCTTTAAAAAATATTATACACCAAACAATGCAGCACTTTCTATAGCTGGCGATATTGATGTGGCCCAAGCTAAAAAACTTATTAACGATTATTTTGCTGATATCCCGAAAGGAGCACCTGTGGTGTACACTAAAATTGAGGAAGCTCCTATCACCAAACAGATGGTGGATACTGCGTATGATGCTAACATACAGCTGCCGATGATTACCTCTACTTACCGCGTACCAGGTAACGATAGTAAAGATTCAAAAACGCTGGAGATGATTTCAGCTTATCTATCAAACGGTGGTAGCTCTAAGCTTTACAAAAAAATGGTAGATGATAAGAAAGAAGCTTTACAGGTAGGCTCTTTCAATTATGCACTGGAAGATTACGGCGCTTATATTACTTACGCGCTACCAAACAACAATACGCCGCTTAACACACTGCTTGCTGATGCTGATGCCGAGATTGTAAAGCTGCAAACCAACTTGATTAGCGAAGATGATTATCGCAAGCTGCAAAATCAGTTTGAGAACAATTATATCACCGCAAATTCCAAAGATTTGGGTGTGGCTGAAAACCTGGCTAACGGCTATGTTTTTCATCATAAAAACACCAACTATACCAACCAGGAACTGGAACGCATTCGCAGCATTAGCCGCGAAGATATCCGTGCAGCTGCCATTAAATACCTGCAGCCATCATCACGCTTGGTATTGTATTACCTGCCAGTTAAAAAAACAACCTGA
- a CDS encoding Gfo/Idh/MocA family protein: protein MDNINWGIIGCGDVTEKKSGPAFNKVSGSKLAAVMRRDAEKAADYASRHGVSNWYNQAEDLLNDSEVNAIYIATPPSSHLEYALQALAKGFPVYVEKPVTLNAAQAQQMADAVKQHNGKLVVAHYRRRLPMFLKVKELLQQQVIGEVRTVQMRLWQSRKPALVTKNAPNWRVQPEISGGGYFHDLAPHQLDLMLYFFGEPAFYQGFALNQAQATTADDHVCGQILFKNQVVFNGSWCFDVAENQNTDSCDIIGTKGKISFSVFGNTITVQNEASEQTLNFTHPENIQHPMITSIVGYLRGEEANPCSIEEAVTLMQIMDAFTQPVKL, encoded by the coding sequence ATGGACAATATTAACTGGGGTATTATTGGCTGTGGCGATGTTACTGAGAAAAAAAGTGGCCCGGCCTTTAATAAAGTATCCGGCAGTAAGCTGGCTGCCGTTATGCGACGCGATGCCGAAAAAGCTGCGGATTATGCCAGCCGCCATGGGGTAAGCAACTGGTACAATCAGGCTGAAGACTTACTGAACGATAGCGAGGTGAACGCCATTTACATTGCTACTCCCCCATCTTCACATTTGGAGTATGCCTTACAGGCTTTAGCTAAAGGTTTTCCGGTATATGTAGAAAAACCGGTAACTCTGAATGCTGCACAGGCTCAACAGATGGCTGATGCAGTAAAACAGCACAACGGTAAACTGGTAGTAGCTCATTACCGTCGCCGCTTACCTATGTTTTTAAAAGTAAAAGAACTATTGCAACAGCAGGTTATTGGTGAAGTACGCACTGTACAAATGCGCTTATGGCAAAGTCGTAAACCAGCTTTGGTCACCAAAAATGCACCGAACTGGCGTGTACAGCCCGAAATATCAGGTGGTGGCTATTTTCATGATTTAGCCCCGCATCAATTAGATTTGATGCTGTACTTTTTTGGCGAACCTGCCTTTTACCAGGGATTTGCCTTAAACCAAGCACAAGCCACTACTGCCGACGATCATGTATGTGGCCAAATCTTATTTAAAAATCAGGTAGTATTCAATGGTTCCTGGTGCTTTGATGTAGCCGAAAATCAAAACACTGACAGCTGCGATATTATTGGAACTAAAGGTAAAATCAGCTTTTCGGTATTTGGCAATACTATTACCGTTCAGAATGAAGCTAGCGAACAAACTTTAAACTTCACTCACCCCGAAAATATACAACATCCTATGATTACCAGCATAGTAGGCTATCTACGCGGCGAAGAAGCCAATCCGTGCAGCATTGAAGAAGCTGTTACGTTGATGCAGATTATGGATGCATTTACGCAACCTGTTAAATTGTAA
- the mgrA gene encoding L-glyceraldehyde 3-phosphate reductase, with amino-acid sequence MTYVPAENRYENMPYRRCGRSGIKLPAISLGLWHNFGGVDVFENYRKILHLAFNSGITHFDLANNYGPPYGSAEENFGHILQKDFKNYRDELIISSKAGYDMWPGPYGNWGSKKYLVASLDQSLTRMGLDYVDIFYHHRPDPETPLEETMSALDLIVRQGKALYVGISNYQAEEAEKAIAILKQLGTPCLIHQPKYSMFERWVEGGLLDVLEKDGVGCIPFSPLAQGMLSNKYLHGIPEDSRAAKTTGALQQNQLTTERLNQIQQLNDLAQQRGQTLAQMALAWLLKDPRVTSVLVGASKPEQLADSLKCLENIQFSNEELSRIENILSNY; translated from the coding sequence ATGACGTACGTACCGGCTGAAAACCGTTATGAAAATATGCCTTATCGCCGTTGTGGCCGTAGCGGCATAAAGCTCCCGGCTATATCATTAGGCTTATGGCACAACTTCGGCGGAGTCGATGTATTTGAAAATTATCGTAAAATACTACACTTGGCTTTTAATAGCGGCATCACCCACTTCGACTTAGCGAACAATTACGGCCCACCCTATGGCTCGGCAGAAGAAAACTTTGGTCACATTCTGCAAAAAGATTTTAAGAACTATCGCGATGAACTAATTATTTCCAGCAAAGCAGGTTATGATATGTGGCCAGGCCCTTATGGTAATTGGGGTTCAAAAAAATATCTGGTAGCCAGTTTAGACCAAAGCTTAACACGTATGGGACTGGATTACGTAGATATTTTTTACCACCACCGTCCTGATCCTGAAACACCTTTAGAAGAAACCATGTCTGCCTTGGATTTAATCGTGCGCCAGGGTAAAGCTTTGTATGTAGGTATTTCTAACTATCAAGCAGAAGAAGCAGAGAAAGCGATTGCTATTTTAAAACAGCTAGGTACACCATGCTTAATTCATCAGCCTAAATATTCCATGTTTGAGCGTTGGGTAGAGGGTGGTTTACTGGATGTTTTAGAAAAAGATGGTGTAGGCTGTATTCCCTTTTCACCACTGGCACAAGGCATGTTAAGCAATAAATACCTGCATGGCATTCCGGAAGATTCAAGAGCAGCTAAAACCACAGGCGCTCTACAGCAAAATCAATTAACCACTGAACGATTGAATCAGATTCAGCAATTGAATGATCTGGCACAGCAACGCGGCCAAACCCTGGCGCAAATGGCTTTAGCCTGGTTATTAAAAGATCCGCGGGTAACTTCAGTGCTAGTGGGTGCCAGCAAACCGGAACAGTTAGCCGATTCGCTGAAATGTTTAGAAAACATCCAGTTCAGTAATGAAGAATTAAGCCGGATAGAAAACATCCTAAGCAATTACTAA
- a CDS encoding nucleoside phosphorylase, which yields MMNYISETDLILNADGSAYHINLFPHEVADTIITVGDQDRVAEVSKHFDHIEIKKGKREFVTHTGRIGQKRITVISTGIGTDNIDIVLNELDALVNINLDTRTVNSQLKSLDIIRIGTSGAVQADVELDTLLVSSAAFGLDPLMHYYQHSLSAHDAALLQAFKEAIPASYQLCPYYASAGQALLDTLATDLPRGITITAPGFYTPQGRQVRAQTATPQLLSVLQSFSAGNQRITNLEMETAGIYGLATNLGHQAISFNVILANRVTQQFSKQPLVVMEQSIVQVLERITNSK from the coding sequence ATGATGAATTACATTTCAGAAACCGACCTGATTTTAAATGCTGATGGCAGCGCCTATCATATCAACCTGTTTCCGCATGAGGTAGCAGATACCATTATTACCGTAGGTGACCAAGATCGGGTAGCTGAAGTAAGCAAGCACTTTGACCACATTGAGATAAAAAAAGGTAAACGCGAGTTTGTAACTCATACCGGACGTATCGGGCAAAAGCGCATCACTGTAATATCTACCGGCATCGGCACCGACAATATTGATATTGTATTAAACGAGTTAGATGCTTTGGTAAATATCAACCTGGATACACGTACAGTAAACAGTCAGCTGAAAAGTTTAGACATCATCCGCATTGGCACATCGGGTGCTGTACAGGCCGATGTTGAATTAGATACCCTGCTGGTATCATCCGCAGCATTTGGATTGGATCCTTTAATGCATTACTATCAGCATAGTCTTTCGGCCCATGATGCCGCTTTACTGCAGGCTTTTAAAGAGGCTATTCCTGCCAGCTATCAACTTTGCCCCTACTATGCCTCAGCCGGGCAAGCACTACTGGACACTTTAGCAACTGATTTACCTCGAGGCATTACGATTACAGCACCTGGCTTTTATACACCACAAGGCCGGCAGGTGCGGGCTCAAACAGCAACGCCTCAGCTCCTGTCAGTTTTACAAAGCTTTAGTGCAGGTAACCAGCGTATCACTAACTTAGAAATGGAAACTGCCGGCATATATGGTTTGGCGACCAACTTGGGCCATCAGGCTATCTCTTTTAACGTAATACTGGCCAATCGTGTAACTCAACAATTCAGCAAACAACCCTTAGTAGTAATGGAGCAAAGCATTGTACAAGTACTCGAACGCATAACCAACAGCAAATAA
- a CDS encoding AI-2E family transporter produces MIIKTSTIPFYAKLALVLIGLITLGFLIILGKEVLDPLMFGFLFAILLLPVSNFFERKLKLPRSMAGFLSILLLVSFVGGIGYLVGSQISNLANDWPQLKDQIGKTADDAQVWIQHSFHINAEKQNAYVKNTATKVMSSGGAVLGTTFGAVSGLLLFYAFIMIFTFLILLYRRLLFKFVLKVFGEEEGQTSVVYDIVENIQRILRQYILGLLLEMVIVSTVACIAFLILGVKYGLLLGVITGLFNIIPYIGIFSALLLSSLITFATGAVAKALIVAICVIVIHLLDANLLLPLVVGSKVRLNALITFLGIVLGEMLWGLSGMFLSIPTIAIMKIIFDHVEGLKPWGYLLGGDYEYKEQAQEKMKTE; encoded by the coding sequence ATGATTATCAAAACATCTACTATACCTTTTTATGCCAAGCTTGCATTAGTACTCATTGGACTTATTACATTAGGCTTTCTGATTATTTTGGGTAAAGAAGTACTTGACCCACTAATGTTCGGCTTTTTGTTTGCCATTTTACTATTACCAGTAAGCAACTTTTTTGAGCGTAAACTTAAACTACCGCGCAGTATGGCCGGCTTTTTATCCATCCTGCTGCTGGTTAGCTTTGTAGGAGGTATAGGTTACCTGGTAGGCTCCCAAATATCAAATTTGGCTAATGACTGGCCTCAGTTGAAAGACCAAATCGGCAAAACGGCTGATGATGCGCAGGTATGGATTCAGCACTCTTTTCATATTAACGCAGAAAAGCAGAACGCTTATGTAAAAAATACTGCCACCAAAGTCATGTCATCAGGCGGTGCAGTGCTAGGTACCACTTTTGGTGCAGTATCAGGGCTGTTACTTTTCTATGCTTTCATCATGATTTTCACTTTCCTGATTTTGTTATACCGTCGTTTACTGTTCAAATTTGTATTGAAAGTTTTTGGTGAAGAAGAAGGACAAACCAGTGTTGTGTATGACATTGTTGAAAACATACAGCGTATTTTAAGACAATACATTTTAGGTTTATTATTGGAAATGGTTATTGTTTCAACAGTAGCTTGTATAGCTTTCCTGATTTTAGGGGTTAAATACGGCTTGTTGTTAGGTGTAATAACCGGCTTGTTCAACATCATCCCTTACATTGGTATTTTTTCAGCATTGCTATTAAGCAGCTTAATCACATTTGCTACTGGAGCTGTGGCTAAAGCATTAATTGTAGCTATTTGTGTTATTGTTATTCACCTGTTAGATGCCAATTTATTGTTGCCATTAGTAGTGGGTTCTAAAGTGCGCCTGAACGCTTTAATTACTTTCCTGGGCATTGTACTGGGTGAGATGCTTTGGGGCTTATCAGGTATGTTTTTATCTATCCCAACCATCGCCATCATGAAAATTATTTTTGACCATGTGGAAGGATTGAAACCTTGGGGATACCTGCTAGGTGGCGATTATGAATACAAAGAACAAGCGCAGGAAAAAATGAAAACCGAATAA
- a CDS encoding CatB-related O-acetyltransferase produces MTTYGPHPGTLYPLPNYNKLVFLKNIITRPHIEVGDYTYYDDLDDPYNFERNVLYHFDFIGDKLIIGKFCAIASGVKFIMNGANHELAPISTYPFAIFGKGWEKITEGVDLTEKYPNKGNTVVGNDVWIGHSATLMPGIKIGNGAIIAAQSVVTNNVPDYAIVGGNPARVIRKRFDDYTIERLLRIAWWNWNVAQITEHLMLINATDVEKLEAVAVDSQ; encoded by the coding sequence ATGACCACCTACGGACCGCATCCTGGTACTTTATACCCTTTACCCAACTATAACAAATTAGTTTTCCTAAAAAATATAATTACCCGACCTCATATTGAAGTGGGAGATTATACCTACTATGATGATTTAGATGATCCTTATAATTTTGAACGTAATGTATTGTACCACTTCGATTTTATTGGCGATAAGCTCATCATTGGTAAGTTTTGCGCCATAGCATCAGGCGTAAAGTTTATCATGAATGGCGCCAATCATGAATTAGCCCCAATATCTACTTACCCGTTTGCCATATTTGGTAAGGGTTGGGAAAAGATTACAGAAGGTGTTGACTTAACAGAAAAGTACCCTAACAAAGGCAATACCGTAGTTGGTAATGATGTTTGGATAGGGCATAGCGCTACCCTGATGCCAGGTATAAAAATTGGCAACGGTGCTATTATTGCTGCGCAAAGCGTAGTAACTAACAATGTACCTGATTATGCTATAGTAGGCGGTAACCCAGCACGCGTTATTCGAAAACGTTTTGACGATTACACCATTGAACGGCTGCTACGTATAGCATGGTGGAACTGGAATGTAGCTCAAATTACCGAACATTTGATGCTGATAAACGCTACTGATGTAGAAAAGTTAGAGGCGGTTGCTGTGGATTCACAGTAA